A genomic stretch from Sebastes fasciatus isolate fSebFas1 chromosome 23, fSebFas1.pri, whole genome shotgun sequence includes:
- the LOC141761734 gene encoding E3 ubiquitin-protein ligase TRIM39-like, which translates to MATASCLLSEEKFLCSVCLDVFTKPVSTPCGHNFCSACIQKYWDGTDIYQCPLCNSTFSQRPELKVNTFISELAAEFKMLAQVKDSTSDPQLPGTADVLCDICSEKKENAVKSCLTCLASFCEEHLEPHQRVAGLKSHTLLDPVKNLDDRMCKTHNKITELYCRTDQACICVLCIKTDHKSHNVVPLEEEYEAAMANKDETMANIQKMIQSRSEKIAEIENSVDVGQREAEKEKEASEQVVTDLIRSIQRSQAELVEVIEERYRATKQKAEGFLTELRMEVAELESRSEQLEQLSQSEDHHHFLQSFPNLCSPLNNDWANIGVHSDLCFEAVRGAVTLLKQRVDEIMEEVPEIKMKRMREHAVDLTFDPDTAYYSLFISQDGKQVIHTGICQNLPNNPKRFEKCTEVLAKEGFTTGKFYYEVQVKGKTKWIVGVARESVDRKENTALLVKNGYWTIRCDEGKYSARTSTTVKITLKEKLEKVGIFVDYNKGVVSFYDVNSKSHIYSYTGYNFTEKLYPYFCLQSNVKGANSAPLIITPVPQTH; encoded by the coding sequence ATGGCAACTGCCAGCTGTCTGCTGTCAGAGGAGAAGTTCCTgtgttctgtctgtctggatgtgttcactaAACCAGTTTCAACgccatgtggacacaacttctgcagTGCATGTATCCAGAAGTACTGGGACGGCACTGACATTTACCAGTGTCCATTATGCAACAGTACATTTTCTCAAAGACCTGAACTCAAAGTCAACACTTTCATTTCTGAGTTAGCTGCTGAGTTTAAGATGTTAGCTCAAGTCAAGGACTCCACCTCAGACCCACAACTTCCTGGAACAGCAGACGTTCTTTGTGATATCTGCTCTGAGAAGAAGGAAAATGCTGTTAAATCTTGTCTGACATGTCTAGCGTCTTTCTGTGAAGAGCACCTTGAGCCACATCAGAGAGTTGCTGGTCTCAAGAGCCACACACTGTTAGACCCTGTGAAGAATCTTGATGACAGAATGTGCAAGACGCACAACAAGATAACAGAACTGTACTGCAGGACCGACCAGGCTTGTATTTGTGTCTTGTGTATCAAAACCGATCACAAGAGTCACAATGTCGTCCCGCTCGAGGAAGAATATGAAGCAGCGATGGCAAATAAAGATGAGACGATGGCAAATATCCAAAAGATGATACAATCACGGTCCGAGAAGATAGCTGAGATTGAAAACTCGGTTGATGTCGGCCAGAGAGAagctgagaaagagaaagaagccAGTGAGCAGGTCGTCACCGACTTGATCCGCTCCATCCAGAGAAGCCAGGCCGAGCTTGTTGAGGTCATCGAGGAGAGGTACAGAGCAACAAAGCAGAAGGCTGAAGGTTTTCTCACAGAACTGAGGATGGAAGTCGCTGAGCTCGAGAGCAGAAGCGAACAGCTGGAGCAGCTGTCACAGTCTGAGGATCACCATCATTTTCTCCAGAGCTTCCCAAACTTATGCTCTCCTTTAAACAATGACTGGGCCAACATCGGTGTTCACAGCGATCTGTGTTTCGAGGCGGTGAGAGGTGCTGTGACTCTACTGAAACAGAGAGTTGATGAAATAATGGAGGAGGTTcctgagatcaaaatgaaaagaatgaGAGAACATGCCGTCgacttgacctttgaccccgacACAGCATATTACTCACTTTTCATAAGCCAGGATGGAAAACAAGTGATACATACAGGCATATGCCAGAATCTTCCCAACAATCCAAAGAGATTTGAAAAGTGTACAGAGGTTTTGGCAAAGGAGGGGTTCACAACAGGGAAGTTTTACTATGAGGTGCAAGTGAAAGGAAAGACAAAGTGGATTGTTGGAGTGGCCAGAGAGTCTGTTGATAGGAAGGAGAACACGGCTCTGTTAGTTAAAAATGGTTACTGGACCATTAGGTGTGATGAGGGTAAATATAGTGCACGTACATCAACAACTGTTAAAATCACACTGAAAGAAAAGCTTGAGAAGGTGGGCATCTTTGTGGACTATAATAAGGGAGTGGTTTCGTTTTATGATGTAAATTCCAAATCACATATTTATTCTTACACTGGCTACAACTTTACAGAGAAACTGTATCCATACTTCTGCCTTCAAAGCAACGTAAAAGGAGCAAACTCTGCCCCCCTCATCATAACCCCTGTACCTCAAACACACTGa